The DNA sequence CTCATCCCGCTGTCGTCCTTCGACAAGCTGCCCGCGCCGGGCGGTGAGGTGAAACTGCTCACGCATCTGGTCGTGCGCGAAGATGCCCACGTCCTCTACGGCTTCATGACTGTAGGCGAGCGCGAATTGTTCCGCATGCTCATCAATACCGTCAGCGGCATCGGCCCGAAAATCGCGCTCAACATTCTGAGCGGCATGAACGCGGTTGCGTTTCGCGGCGCGGTGGCGAAAGGCGACGTCAAATCGCTTTCGCAAATTTCCGGCGTCGGCAAAAAAACCGCCGAGCGCATCGTGGTTGAATTGCGGGACAAGGTCGGCGCCGCGGGCGCGTGGGAAGCCAGCAGCGCGCAACGCGCCCTGTCGCCCGCCGATCAAAAGATCAACGACGCGGTGCTGGCTTTGATTGCGCTTGGCTTCAAGCAAATTGACGCGCATGACGCCGTCCGCGCCGCGCAAAGTTCGCTGGGAGTGGATGCAACCGTCGAAGATCTGGTCCGCGCATGTTTGAAAAAGGGAGCATGACTGTGGTCGAAAAAGCCGCCGTGACGCCAATACGAAAATCCGGAGTTGTCATTCCGAATTCGACGAAATGGCACCAGCGGGTGGCCGCGCGGATGATCTGGGTTCTGCTTCGTGGCCTCGCAGCAACATTGCGCTATCATTGGCAGGATCGCTCCGGTCTTTGTTCCACGCCACCCGTCGGGCAGGCAATTTACTGCATCTGGCACAATCGACTTTCGCTTTCCATGGCGGCTTACCAGGAATACATCCAGCCGCGCACGGAAGCCCGTGGTCTTGCGGCGCTGGTCAGCGCCAGCCGGGACGGAGGAATGCTGGCGGGCGTCCTGGAATGTTTTGGCGTGCAACCGGTGCGCGGCTCCTCCAGCCGTCGCGGGCCACAGGCATTGCTTGAATTGACCTCGTGGGCGGAGCGCGGCTACGACCTCGCGATTACTCCCGACGGTCCGCGCGGGCCGCGTTACATCGTCCAGGAGGGCGTGATGTCCCTGGCCCAACTTACCGGCCTGCCCATCGTGCCGTTTTCTTTTTGCGCGCACCGGAAAATCCAGATGAAAAGCTGGGATCGTTTTCAGATTCCACTGCCCTTTTCGCGTTGTGAGATGATCCTGGAAAAACCAGTTTGCGTTCCACGCAACGCCACGAGTGAAGAACGCGCGGCGTTGCGTCAACAACTTCAGCAGGCGTTGGCGGACATTACGAGAGATTGAGTGGCCTCACTCCTTCGGTTTGAAGAGCGGTCGATACTGTTCGGCACGGCGAACCACTGCACGAACGTATTTGCGCGTCCCGCCAAAATCAATCGCTTCGACGAATATCGCGCTGTTGGTAGCGGCTGACGCTTTGTTCCAGCGCAGAACATTGCTCCGACCCGCGTTGTAATCGGCCAGCGCGTAGTGCAGCGGGTTGTCCGTCCGTTCGTAACGTTTCAACAGTTTCCGCAGATACCAGGCGCCGGCGAGCGTGTTGGTGCCGGGATCGAGCAGATGTGCGGTCGAAAACGCATTGAGTCTTTCCGCCTGTGCCCACTCCTTCGCCGCCGTCTCGCGCACCTGCATCAGTCCGAATTCTCCCGCCTTGCCGTGGGCCTTCGGATTGAATCGGCTTTCGCGCCACACAACCGCTTTGACCAGCGCCGGTTCAACCCCGTAACGGCGCGCCGCGGCCAGAATCACCGCGTCCTGACTGTGGTCGCGCCAGTCGTACCAGCGCCAATAGCCGATGCCTCCGACAACGAGGATGAAGGCAAACGCCAAACCGAGCCAGCGGAATTTCACGGCGCAGTTTTAACGGGAAATTAAAAATTAAAAATGTAAAATTAACACTTTCGGCAGGTGGCATGGAGGTTTTCCTTTTTAATTTTGAATTTCTAACTTTGAATTGCCGAAATGATCGCCCGCGTCACACTCGAAATTGCGCTGCGCAAGGAGTTCGATTATCTCATCCCGCCCGAACTGGCGGCGCAGATCGACGTGGGCAGTCGCGTCCAGGTGCCGTTCGGGCCGCGCAAGGTGATGGGATGCGTCACCACGCTCGTCGAGGAATCAACGCACACGAACTTGCGTTCCATTTTGAAAGTGGTCGGTCGGCAAACGCTGGTTACGCCCCAGGTTCTGCGATTGGCAAGATGGATCGCCGATTACTATTGCTGCCCGCCGGAAATCGCGCTGAAAAGTGTTTTGCCAGAAGCTGTCCGCAAAGAAAAGGAAGGCTGGCGACAACAGTTGTTCGTGCGCGTTCTGCCCTTCACCGGCGACCTGCCCAAGTTGGCCAAGCGACAGCAGGAAGTCTGGAACATCATCGAGGAACGCCGCGAAATGCCCCTGCAGGAACTGCTTGAACTTGCGGAAACAACCGCCGGCACCGTGCGTCGGCTGGAGGACAAAGGACTCCTCGCCATCACAACAGAGATTTCCGAACGCGATCCCTATGCCCGCGAACACATTTTGCCGACGCAATCGCTCGTGTTGAATCAGGAGCAAGCGAAGGCGCTTGTGATGATCACAAAGGTCATGGACCAGGAAAAGGGGAAAGGGGGAAAGGGAGAAAAGGAGAAGCCGAGTTGCGATGCTCAACTGTTGCAGGTCACCTCTGCTCCTCGTCCCCTTTTCTCCTCCACCTTTCTGTTGCACGGCGTCACCGGCAGCGGGAAGACGGAAGTTTATCTGCAAGCCATCGCGCACGCGCTCGAGCAAGGCAAAGGCGCCATTGTCCTCGTGCCGGAAATTTCGCTCACGCCCCAGACCGTCGAACGTTTCAAGGCGCGCTTCAGTTCCGGTCGATTGCAAACGTTGGTTGCCGTGTTGCACAGCCATTTATCCGCAGGGGAACGTCATGATGAGTGGCACAAGATTCGTCAGGGTCGCGCGCGCATCGTCATCGGCGCGCGGTCGGCGATTTTTGCGCCCGTCGATCCGCTTGGCTTGATCATCGTGGATGAGGAACACGAGCACAGTTACAAACAAGAGGAAGCCCCGCGTTATCACGCCCGCGATGTCGCCATCGTGCGCGGCCAGATGGAAGGCGCGACCGTGGTGCTTGGCTCGGCGACACCATCGCTCGAAAGTTTTTACAACGTCAAAAAGGGCAAATACACGTTGCTTGAGTTGTTGGAGCGCGCGGACAATAAAAAAATGCCGCTCGTGCGGGTCATCGACATGCGCCAGACCGCCCGTAAGGAAAAGGGCACGCCCATCTTTTCGCCACAACTCAAGGAAGCCATCACGCAACGACTGGAGCGCAAGGAGCAGACAATTTTATTCCTGAACCGACGCGGCTTTGCCACCTCGTTGCAATGCCCGCTGTGCGGTTACGTGGCGGAATGCCCCAATTGCAGCGTGTCGCTCACCTACCATCGCCGCATCCAGAAGCTTTGCTGCCACATTTGCGGCCACGACGCGCCGGTGCCGGCTGTTTGTCCCAACCAGAAATGTCGCAACCCGGCCATCCGTTATGCCGGGTTGGGCACGGAGAAAGTCGAACACACGCTGACGAAATTATTTCCCCACGCCCGCGTTCAGCGGATGGATTCCGACATCATGAAGCGGAAGGAGGACTACCGCCGCACGCTCGGTGATTTCCGCACCGGCAAGATCGATATTCTGGTCGGCACGCAAATGATCGCCAAGGGACTGCATTTTCCCAACGTCACGCTCGTCGGCATCATTTACGCCGACTTGAGTCTGCATCAGCCTGACTTCCGGGCGGGCGAACGAACGTTCCAATTACTCACTCAGGTTGCCGGTCGCGCGGGTCGCGGCGATGTCGAGGGCGAGGTTTTTGTGCAGGCGTTCACGCCATTTCATCCGGCCATTCAGTACGCGCGGCGACATGACTTCGCTGGTTTCTACGAGCAGGAGATTGAATTCCGCGAACAATTGAAATATCCACCTGTGAGCCGCATTGCGTTGCTGACGTTGAAGGGACGCAATGAAGAGAAGGTGAAATTCTCCGCCGACCATTTGAGACGCGAGTTGGAAAAACTTCTGGGGAGCGCGGCCGCTTCGGCTGCGGCGGTTGACGCCTCGTCAACCGCTCGGGCTGACGACGAGGCGTTGTCAGCGACACGCGAGGGCGCGTATGCTCCCCGAACCAATCCGATTCGCGATTTAATTCTGCTTGGTCCCACGCCCGCGCCACTGGCGCGTGCCGAAACCTATTATCGTTATCAAATCATGCTGCGCAC is a window from the Verrucomicrobiota bacterium genome containing:
- the ruvA gene encoding Holliday junction branch migration protein RuvA; amino-acid sequence: MITFLHGKLVEALPTQVIVEVHGVGYEALIPLSSFDKLPAPGGEVKLLTHLVVREDAHVLYGFMTVGERELFRMLINTVSGIGPKIALNILSGMNAVAFRGAVAKGDVKSLSQISGVGKKTAERIVVELRDKVGAAGAWEASSAQRALSPADQKINDAVLALIALGFKQIDAHDAVRAAQSSLGVDATVEDLVRACLKKGA
- a CDS encoding lysophospholipid acyltransferase family protein, translated to MTVVEKAAVTPIRKSGVVIPNSTKWHQRVAARMIWVLLRGLAATLRYHWQDRSGLCSTPPVGQAIYCIWHNRLSLSMAAYQEYIQPRTEARGLAALVSASRDGGMLAGVLECFGVQPVRGSSSRRGPQALLELTSWAERGYDLAITPDGPRGPRYIVQEGVMSLAQLTGLPIVPFSFCAHRKIQMKSWDRFQIPLPFSRCEMILEKPVCVPRNATSEERAALRQQLQQALADITRD
- a CDS encoding lytic transglycosylase domain-containing protein — protein: MKFRWLGLAFAFILVVGGIGYWRWYDWRDHSQDAVILAAARRYGVEPALVKAVVWRESRFNPKAHGKAGEFGLMQVRETAAKEWAQAERLNAFSTAHLLDPGTNTLAGAWYLRKLLKRYERTDNPLHYALADYNAGRSNVLRWNKASAATNSAIFVEAIDFGGTRKYVRAVVRRAEQYRPLFKPKE
- the priA gene encoding primosomal protein N' translates to MIARVTLEIALRKEFDYLIPPELAAQIDVGSRVQVPFGPRKVMGCVTTLVEESTHTNLRSILKVVGRQTLVTPQVLRLARWIADYYCCPPEIALKSVLPEAVRKEKEGWRQQLFVRVLPFTGDLPKLAKRQQEVWNIIEERREMPLQELLELAETTAGTVRRLEDKGLLAITTEISERDPYAREHILPTQSLVLNQEQAKALVMITKVMDQEKGKGGKGEKEKPSCDAQLLQVTSAPRPLFSSTFLLHGVTGSGKTEVYLQAIAHALEQGKGAIVLVPEISLTPQTVERFKARFSSGRLQTLVAVLHSHLSAGERHDEWHKIRQGRARIVIGARSAIFAPVDPLGLIIVDEEHEHSYKQEEAPRYHARDVAIVRGQMEGATVVLGSATPSLESFYNVKKGKYTLLELLERADNKKMPLVRVIDMRQTARKEKGTPIFSPQLKEAITQRLERKEQTILFLNRRGFATSLQCPLCGYVAECPNCSVSLTYHRRIQKLCCHICGHDAPVPAVCPNQKCRNPAIRYAGLGTEKVEHTLTKLFPHARVQRMDSDIMKRKEDYRRTLGDFRTGKIDILVGTQMIAKGLHFPNVTLVGIIYADLSLHQPDFRAGERTFQLLTQVAGRAGRGDVEGEVFVQAFTPFHPAIQYARRHDFAGFYEQEIEFREQLKYPPVSRIALLTLKGRNEEKVKFSADHLRRELEKLLGSAAASAAAVDASSTARADDEALSATREGAYAPRTNPIRDLILLGPTPAPLARAETYYRYQIMLRTRQMTKLSQHLAKLMESLALPEDISLTVDIDPVNLA